A genomic window from Pyxidicoccus trucidator includes:
- a CDS encoding NADH-quinone oxidoreductase subunit N, translated as MNLPNLSLADFLPLLPAIIMVVGASILLLSEVFLSATSSRAYQAVLTVVTAVAAGGVALSVMFEPAQEVMLGFGVLDPFSSFLTFVVCVGLALAALSSVSFLRKRGAERGEFYALMLFASAGMSLLAMSNELITLFVNVEVLSIATYALTAYLRRGTRPSEAGFKYFILGAFSSAVLLYGAALLYGATGTTQLTAMVGPLGAAIQSQPALVYTGVVLVGAGFAFKVAAVPFHMWTPDVYEGAPTPVTALMSAGVKAAAFAAMVRVFITVGKGIDPQMLLVLFSTLAFLTMVAGNLLAIPQRNVKRMLAYSSIAHAGYLLVGVAALFVTAPGEQFRLLGASALTGGTPLDAARAEALRGILYYLLAYTFSAVGAFAMVSALERREDEEKGTAWDLERFSGLAQRRPGWAFAMAAFMLSLGGIPPTIGFMSKLLIFQAAVDAGLIGLTIVGVLSSAAGVYYYLRVVVYMFMRPVPEGAQVLERSWSTELALVLSTAAVVILGIIPGPVMGWLMQASTIFGQ; from the coding sequence ATGAACCTGCCCAATCTTTCCCTGGCAGACTTCCTCCCGCTGCTGCCCGCCATCATCATGGTGGTGGGCGCCTCCATCCTGCTCCTGTCGGAGGTCTTCCTCTCCGCCACCTCGTCGCGCGCCTACCAGGCGGTGCTCACCGTGGTGACGGCGGTGGCGGCCGGCGGCGTGGCGCTGTCGGTGATGTTCGAGCCGGCGCAAGAGGTCATGCTCGGCTTCGGCGTGCTGGACCCGTTCTCCAGCTTCCTCACCTTCGTGGTGTGCGTGGGCCTGGCGCTGGCGGCGCTGAGCTCCGTGAGCTTCCTGCGCAAGCGCGGCGCCGAGCGCGGTGAGTTCTACGCGCTGATGCTGTTCGCCTCGGCGGGCATGAGCCTGCTGGCGATGTCCAACGAGCTCATCACCCTCTTCGTCAACGTGGAGGTCCTCTCCATCGCCACCTACGCGCTGACGGCGTACCTGCGCCGCGGCACGCGGCCGAGCGAGGCGGGCTTCAAGTACTTCATCCTCGGCGCCTTCTCCTCCGCGGTGCTGCTGTACGGCGCGGCGCTGCTGTACGGCGCCACCGGCACCACGCAGCTGACGGCCATGGTGGGCCCGCTGGGCGCGGCCATCCAGAGCCAGCCGGCGCTGGTGTACACGGGCGTCGTGCTGGTGGGCGCGGGCTTCGCGTTCAAGGTGGCGGCGGTGCCGTTCCACATGTGGACGCCGGACGTGTACGAGGGTGCCCCCACGCCCGTCACCGCGCTGATGAGCGCGGGCGTGAAGGCGGCGGCCTTCGCGGCGATGGTCCGCGTGTTCATCACCGTGGGCAAGGGCATCGACCCGCAGATGCTGCTGGTGCTGTTCTCCACCCTGGCCTTCCTCACCATGGTGGCGGGCAACCTGCTGGCGATTCCCCAGCGCAACGTGAAGCGCATGCTGGCGTACTCGTCCATTGCCCACGCCGGCTACCTGCTGGTGGGCGTGGCCGCCCTCTTCGTCACCGCGCCGGGCGAGCAGTTCCGCCTGCTGGGTGCCTCCGCGCTGACGGGCGGCACGCCGCTGGACGCGGCCCGCGCCGAGGCGCTGCGCGGCATCCTCTACTACCTGCTGGCCTATACCTTCAGCGCGGTGGGCGCCTTCGCCATGGTGTCCGCGCTGGAGCGCCGCGAGGACGAGGAGAAGGGCACCGCGTGGGACTTGGAGCGCTTCAGCGGGCTGGCGCAGCGCCGGCCGGGCTGGGCCTTCGCCATGGCGGCCTTCATGCTGTCGCTGGGCGGGATTCCCCCCACCATCGGCTTCATGAGCAAGCTGCTCATCTTCCAGGCCGCGGTGGACGCGGGCCTCATCGGCCTCACGATTGTGGGCGTGCTCTCCAGCGCCGCGGGCGTCTATTACTACCTGCGCGTGGTGGTCTACATGTTCATGCGGCCGGTACCCGAGGGCGCGCAGGTGCTCGAGCGGAGCTGGTCCACCGAGCTGGCCCTGGTGCTCTCCACGGCGGCGGTGGTGATTCTGGGCATCATCCCCGGCCCCGTCATGGGGTGGCTGATGCAGGCCAGCACCATCTTCGGCCAGTAG
- a CDS encoding GNAT family N-acetyltransferase, translating to MAVDVGQQGSSWVLRAGRPEDHALFIRLFAELGVDDPPPPPPVWESELAPLTVFAEGRGGVVAYAMTESLGEVGYVGQLVVDPSARGQGLGRWMMARLAERLRAQGCQRWALYVKRDNLPALRLYTSVGMRPVREAATLLVTRAQVAALPAAPPGLRLLPVGLEEHAPLTAAFGMIPGKLARFAAKPSHQLSRLVDPAAASDAPLGVMDQRAAGRLLFPFFAVSPGHARALLEAAFAQLPDDVAALNLVVTDDARLDGLLREAGAEVRHETLELRGPLPPPGP from the coding sequence ATGGCGGTGGACGTGGGACAGCAGGGCTCATCGTGGGTGTTGCGAGCCGGTCGGCCCGAGGACCATGCACTCTTCATCCGGCTGTTCGCGGAGCTTGGGGTCGACGACCCCCCACCTCCGCCGCCGGTGTGGGAGTCGGAGCTCGCCCCGTTGACCGTCTTCGCGGAAGGGCGGGGTGGGGTGGTGGCCTACGCGATGACAGAGTCCCTGGGCGAGGTGGGGTACGTGGGGCAGCTGGTGGTGGACCCATCCGCGCGGGGGCAGGGCCTGGGTCGGTGGATGATGGCGCGGCTGGCGGAGCGCCTCCGGGCGCAGGGTTGCCAGCGCTGGGCGCTGTACGTGAAGCGGGACAACCTGCCCGCGCTGCGCCTCTACACCTCGGTGGGGATGCGGCCCGTGCGCGAGGCGGCGACACTCCTGGTGACGCGGGCCCAGGTGGCGGCGCTGCCGGCCGCGCCGCCGGGGCTGCGGCTGCTGCCGGTAGGCCTGGAGGAGCATGCGCCGCTGACGGCGGCCTTCGGGATGATTCCAGGCAAGCTGGCGCGCTTCGCCGCGAAGCCCTCGCACCAGCTGTCCCGACTGGTGGACCCGGCCGCGGCCTCGGACGCCCCGCTGGGGGTGATGGACCAGCGCGCCGCCGGGCGGCTGCTCTTCCCCTTCTTCGCGGTGTCCCCCGGCCATGCGCGGGCGCTGCTGGAGGCGGCCTTCGCCCAGCTGCCGGACGACGTGGCGGCGCTCAACCTGGTGGTGACGGACGACGCGCGCCTGGACGGGCTGCTGCGCGAGGCGGGCGCCGAGGTGCGCCATGAGACGCTGGAGCTGCGCGGGCCGCTGCCCCCGCCCGGCCCCTGA